Proteins co-encoded in one Bacillus sp. FSL H8-0547 genomic window:
- a CDS encoding Gfo/Idh/MocA family oxidoreductase — protein MSTIVRVGIIGCGGIATGKHMPALARLKNVQMVAFFDLVEERAIEAKMQFGSEMAEHYTDYKELLANPGIDVVHVCTPNDSHSDISIAALEAGKHVMCEKPMATSAAEAKRMLETAKRTGKKLSVAYQNRYRADSLHLKNLCEEGELGDIYFAKAHAVRRRAVPTWGVFLDKEKQGGGPLIDIGTHALDLTLWMMDNYEPKMVIGTAFHKLGPKENAANLWGPWDPEKFQVEDSAFAYITMQNGATIFLESSWALNTVNIGESKCTLMGTEGGADMDSGLRINGERRGKLYTTNVDLDESGASVVDGKLESEADIEARLWIEAIVEDKDPVVKPEQALIVTEILEAIYKSSETGEPVYFEKK, from the coding sequence ATGAGTACGATTGTTCGAGTTGGAATTATCGGGTGCGGAGGAATTGCAACCGGCAAGCATATGCCTGCTCTCGCACGCCTGAAGAATGTTCAGATGGTGGCATTCTTTGATCTTGTGGAAGAAAGAGCCATCGAAGCAAAAATGCAGTTTGGTTCAGAGATGGCTGAACATTACACAGATTATAAGGAATTGCTTGCAAATCCGGGTATTGATGTCGTTCATGTCTGCACACCGAATGATTCCCATTCAGATATTTCAATTGCAGCCCTTGAGGCAGGCAAGCATGTTATGTGTGAAAAGCCGATGGCAACATCAGCTGCAGAAGCGAAAAGAATGCTTGAAACAGCGAAGCGCACAGGCAAAAAGCTGTCTGTTGCTTATCAGAACCGCTACCGCGCAGACAGCCTTCACCTGAAAAATCTCTGCGAAGAAGGGGAGCTTGGCGATATTTATTTTGCGAAGGCCCATGCAGTCAGAAGACGTGCAGTGCCGACTTGGGGAGTGTTCCTTGATAAGGAGAAACAGGGAGGCGGACCGCTGATTGACATCGGCACTCATGCCCTGGATCTGACACTTTGGATGATGGATAATTATGAGCCGAAAATGGTTATCGGAACAGCTTTTCATAAGCTTGGACCTAAGGAAAATGCGGCAAACCTCTGGGGACCATGGGATCCTGAAAAGTTTCAGGTGGAAGATTCGGCGTTTGCCTATATTACGATGCAAAATGGCGCAACCATTTTCCTCGAATCAAGCTGGGCATTGAATACCGTTAATATCGGTGAAAGCAAGTGCACGCTGATGGGAACAGAAGGCGGAGCGGATATGGACAGCGGTCTCCGCATTAACGGAGAGCGCCGCGGAAAGCTTTATACGACAAACGTTGATCTGGATGAATCCGGAGCATCTGTTGTGGACGGAAAACTCGAAAGCGAAGCAGATATTGAAGCACGGCTTTGGATTGAAGCAATTGTCGAAGACAAAGATCCAGTTGTAAAGCCTGAACAGGCCCTGATTGTAACGGAAATTTTGGAAGCGATTTATAAATCGTCCGAAACCGG
- a CDS encoding RNA polymerase sigma factor produces MTDPTLAKAAIRGDDRAFLLVMKQHKEQLYRTAYLYLKNENDAIEAVQEVTYRAYKSLKKVKEPSYFTTYLIRIMMNYCHDQLNRQRKVKLDEKLASSGTAADSLHSVEIQEALSSLSEKYQIVIVMKYFQDLKIIEIAEQLNCPESTVKTRLKKALALLRQQLEENGGDGHV; encoded by the coding sequence TTGACAGATCCCACTCTCGCCAAGGCAGCGATCAGGGGCGATGACCGGGCCTTTCTGCTCGTAATGAAACAGCATAAAGAACAGCTTTACCGGACCGCCTATTTGTATTTGAAAAATGAAAACGATGCGATTGAAGCTGTTCAGGAAGTAACGTACCGTGCGTATAAATCACTCAAAAAAGTGAAGGAGCCGTCTTATTTTACAACATACCTGATCCGAATCATGATGAACTACTGCCATGATCAGCTGAATCGTCAAAGGAAAGTGAAGCTTGACGAAAAGCTTGCCTCATCGGGTACGGCTGCAGATTCCCTGCATTCCGTGGAAATTCAGGAGGCGCTAAGCAGCCTCAGTGAAAAATATCAGATTGTCATCGTCATGAAATATTTCCAGGATCTGAAAATAATAGAAATAGCCGAACAGTTAAACTGTCCGGAAAGCACTGTTAAAACAAGACTGAAAAAAGCGCTTGCCCTGCTTAGACAGCAGCTGGAAGAAAACGGAGGTGATGGTCATGTTTGA
- a CDS encoding DUF4179 domain-containing protein: protein MFEKEEYKLKQIRTKTDMIAVPFDELDDAIMAGYQKAKTEKRPYSLKWAAIAASLFIFTFITLVRVSPAFASYVSSIPGMEHVVEIIRYNKGLMSAAENDFVQEIGVSDEKNGIVITLNSAIVDQRKLRIFYTVQNKSEKADVGLENVKLTSGTNNLNENAMFSYGHTDETIAHNESEHSSIDYDFAEPMNHEDFKLNIVVKTQRPLSRAQEDTFQFEFKLDQDLVKEKMREIEMNKTVSVENQKITFRKLEITPLSSALYVEYDQENTMELFAFDDIRLTDEKGEPWSLFQNGLVGTEVSATEDVIYLESNYFETPKELYLEFSRIRGVSKNDLEVIIDPVKKTVVKQPQDNVFSLIEVSENEVSFTYTEDREMSSMLINDVTDANGKSVYVHSYNEDFGDSKKRFSVRFDRRKAGSGPLTMKFIDYPGFIKEKTKINIK, encoded by the coding sequence ATGTTTGAAAAGGAAGAATATAAGCTGAAGCAGATCAGGACGAAAACAGACATGATTGCCGTTCCTTTTGACGAACTCGATGATGCCATCATGGCCGGATATCAGAAAGCGAAAACGGAAAAAAGGCCGTATTCATTAAAATGGGCCGCTATAGCTGCTTCATTATTCATTTTTACGTTTATCACCTTAGTCAGAGTTTCTCCAGCATTTGCTTCCTATGTCAGTTCAATCCCGGGCATGGAACATGTAGTCGAAATCATCAGATACAATAAAGGGTTAATGTCTGCCGCCGAAAATGATTTTGTACAGGAAATCGGTGTGTCTGATGAGAAAAACGGCATAGTAATCACCCTGAACTCGGCCATTGTCGACCAGAGAAAGCTCCGTATCTTCTATACAGTTCAAAACAAGTCAGAAAAAGCTGATGTCGGATTGGAGAATGTCAAACTAACATCCGGAACAAACAATCTTAACGAAAATGCGATGTTTAGTTACGGCCATACCGATGAAACGATCGCGCATAATGAAAGCGAACATTCGTCGATTGACTACGACTTTGCTGAACCAATGAACCATGAGGATTTCAAGCTGAACATTGTTGTGAAGACACAAAGACCTCTGTCAAGAGCTCAAGAAGATACGTTTCAATTCGAGTTTAAACTGGATCAGGATTTAGTGAAGGAAAAGATGAGAGAGATTGAGATGAACAAAACCGTTTCAGTAGAAAACCAGAAGATCACATTCAGAAAACTTGAAATTACTCCTCTCTCTTCAGCCCTTTACGTGGAATATGATCAAGAGAATACGATGGAGTTATTCGCCTTCGATGATATCAGGCTGACAGATGAAAAAGGCGAGCCGTGGTCTCTTTTCCAAAATGGCTTAGTGGGAACGGAAGTCAGCGCCACAGAAGATGTGATTTATCTGGAGAGCAATTACTTTGAAACACCAAAGGAGCTGTATCTGGAATTCAGCAGGATACGGGGAGTGAGTAAAAATGATCTGGAGGTTATCATCGATCCTGTCAAAAAAACAGTAGTTAAACAGCCGCAAGACAATGTTTTCAGCCTTATAGAAGTTTCTGAAAATGAAGTTTCCTTCACCTATACCGAAGATAGAGAAATGTCCAGCATGCTGATTAATGACGTGACTGATGCTAATGGAAAAAGCGTCTATGTCCACTCTTACAATGAGGACTTTGGAGACAGCAAGAAACGGTTCTCTGTTCGATTTGACCGCCGAAAAGCAGGCAGCGGCCCCCTGACTATGAAGTTTATAGACTACCCCGGCTTTATTAAGGAAAAAACAAAAATCAACATCAAATAA
- a CDS encoding Bax inhibitor-1/YccA family protein yields the protein MRTSNPALKAFAKREGSYSSQPMTLMGAINKSFLLLFILITAAGAAWYYSAQGQDVSAIMIGGAIGGFVIALIVSFVPKTAPVLAPVYAVLEGMFVGGISAYYASLYEGIVMQAVLLTASVFLALLLAYRFRLIKVTRNFRLGVFAATFGILIMYLLSFILGFFGVAIPFLHDASPIGILISVAIVIVASLNLVLDFDFIENGSNAGLPKHMEWYAGFALLVTLVWLYLEILRLLAKLRRN from the coding sequence ATGAGAACATCGAATCCTGCTTTGAAAGCTTTTGCAAAACGGGAAGGTTCTTATTCCAGCCAGCCGATGACGCTGATGGGTGCCATTAATAAATCGTTTCTGCTGCTCTTTATTTTAATAACGGCCGCAGGAGCTGCCTGGTATTACAGTGCACAGGGGCAGGACGTATCTGCCATCATGATCGGAGGGGCAATCGGCGGGTTTGTCATTGCACTGATTGTAAGCTTTGTTCCGAAAACAGCGCCGGTGCTTGCGCCCGTGTATGCGGTCCTTGAAGGAATGTTTGTAGGGGGCATCTCAGCCTATTACGCATCCCTCTATGAAGGTATCGTGATGCAGGCGGTCCTTTTGACGGCAAGTGTGTTTTTAGCTTTGCTGCTGGCTTATCGCTTCAGACTGATTAAAGTGACGCGCAACTTCAGGCTGGGTGTGTTTGCCGCAACCTTTGGCATTTTAATTATGTATTTGCTGTCGTTTATTCTTGGGTTTTTCGGTGTAGCCATTCCGTTTTTGCATGATGCAAGTCCGATTGGAATCCTCATTTCGGTTGCAATCGTGATTGTCGCATCTCTAAACCTTGTTTTGGATTTTGATTTTATTGAAAATGGGTCGAATGCAGGGCTTCCTAAGCACATGGAATGGTATGCAGGCTTTGCACTTCTGGTCACGCTTGTCTGGCTGTACCTGGAGATATTGCGCCTGCTTGCAAAACTGCGCCGCAACTGA
- a CDS encoding glycerate kinase, with protein sequence MKIVIAPDSFKESMTALEVCEAAERGLKQTFPGAEIVKVPVADGGEGTVQALVDATNGTMTKLSVTGPLGHPADAEYGWLGDGKTAVIEMASASGLHLVPAERRNPLITTTAGTGELIRDAVKKGAEHIIIGIGGSATNDGGMGMARALGVLFLDNQKKEIGHGGGSLAELAEIDVSGLMPELSKVKIEVACDVDNPLTGPNGASAIFGPQKGATAESVAVLDRNLAHFASLLKQTTGADVAQTKGAGAAGGLGAGLMAFLNAELKSGVDIVLTAVNLKQHISDADLVITGEGRIDGQTIHGKTPAGVSKLAKEHGIPVIALTGTIGEGYESVYEAGIGSVFSIVPGIVTLEEALRKGPQYVEQTMANIGHILKLKQ encoded by the coding sequence ATGAAGATTGTCATCGCACCTGATTCTTTTAAAGAAAGCATGACGGCCCTTGAAGTATGCGAAGCGGCTGAAAGAGGTCTTAAACAGACGTTTCCCGGGGCGGAAATTGTAAAAGTGCCTGTTGCAGACGGCGGAGAGGGGACTGTGCAGGCGCTTGTTGATGCCACGAACGGCACGATGACGAAACTGTCTGTCACGGGGCCGCTTGGCCATCCTGCAGATGCGGAGTACGGCTGGCTTGGTGACGGAAAAACGGCAGTTATCGAAATGGCATCTGCCTCCGGCCTGCATTTAGTGCCGGCGGAACGGAGAAACCCTCTTATAACGACAACGGCAGGTACTGGAGAGCTGATCAGGGATGCGGTCAAAAAGGGAGCTGAACATATCATCATCGGCATCGGCGGCAGTGCAACAAATGACGGCGGAATGGGGATGGCAAGAGCACTCGGAGTTCTCTTTCTGGATAATCAGAAAAAGGAAATCGGACATGGCGGAGGGTCATTGGCGGAGCTTGCGGAAATTGATGTTTCAGGCTTAATGCCTGAACTTTCAAAAGTGAAAATAGAAGTAGCGTGCGATGTGGACAATCCTTTAACAGGGCCAAATGGTGCATCTGCCATATTCGGCCCGCAAAAGGGGGCAACGGCCGAATCGGTTGCTGTACTTGACCGCAATCTTGCCCATTTCGCATCCCTTTTAAAACAGACAACCGGGGCAGATGTGGCGCAAACAAAGGGAGCTGGCGCTGCCGGAGGGCTGGGAGCGGGACTGATGGCCTTCTTAAACGCTGAACTTAAAAGTGGAGTGGATATTGTATTAACTGCAGTGAATCTTAAACAGCACATATCAGATGCAGACCTTGTCATCACAGGGGAAGGCAGAATTGACGGCCAGACCATCCATGGCAAGACTCCTGCGGGCGTATCAAAGCTTGCGAAGGAACACGGAATTCCTGTAATAGCTCTTACCGGTACAATTGGAGAAGGATATGAATCTGTTTATGAAGCTGGGATTGGATCTGTATTTTCTATTGTGCCAGGCATAGTCACACTCGAAGAAGCGCTGAGAAAGGGTCCTCAGTATGTAGAGCAAACAATGGCAAATATCGGGCACATTCTGAAGCTGAAGCAATAA
- a CDS encoding GntP family permease yields MDIQVSAFGALCALIAAIFLILKKVPPAYGMMAGALIGGLLGGVNLTETVELMIAGAKDITPAVLRILAAGVLAGVLIESGSASVIADTIIKKIGEKRSLLALVLSTMLLTMVGVFVDVAVITVAPIALAIAYKAKLSKPAILLAMIGGGKAGNIMSPNPNTIAASDAFNVPLTSVMAAGAIPAIFGVAVTYVLAKRMVRKGEQIKSEEIISNDGGSLPSFAAAVSGPVAAILLLSLRPAFDIAIDPIIALPAGGLIGAIATKNMTRLTEFAASGLLKMSGVAIMLIGTGTLAGIIANSGLKDVIVAGLNASGLPAYILAPASGILMSAATASTTAGTAVASSVFAPAILEIGIPALAGAAMVHAGATVLDHLPHGSFFHATGGSVFMGMKERMKLIPYESLVGLTLAVISTLIFGVFKLFG; encoded by the coding sequence ATGGATATTCAAGTAAGCGCTTTCGGAGCGTTATGCGCACTCATTGCAGCCATTTTTCTCATTCTGAAAAAAGTTCCTCCCGCGTATGGAATGATGGCAGGAGCTCTTATTGGGGGGCTTCTGGGCGGAGTGAATCTGACAGAAACCGTTGAGCTGATGATTGCGGGAGCAAAAGATATTACCCCCGCGGTTCTAAGAATTCTGGCTGCAGGAGTACTGGCTGGAGTACTGATTGAATCAGGATCTGCCTCGGTGATTGCTGATACAATTATAAAAAAAATCGGAGAGAAGCGTTCGCTTCTTGCTCTGGTCTTATCAACCATGCTGCTTACTATGGTTGGTGTTTTCGTGGATGTGGCCGTCATTACAGTGGCACCGATTGCCCTGGCCATCGCATATAAAGCGAAGCTGTCAAAGCCTGCGATACTCCTTGCCATGATCGGAGGAGGCAAAGCGGGAAATATTATGTCGCCGAATCCGAATACGATAGCAGCTTCTGATGCGTTTAATGTTCCTTTAACATCGGTCATGGCGGCAGGTGCCATTCCTGCCATTTTCGGTGTGGCCGTCACATATGTGCTTGCTAAGAGAATGGTGAGAAAAGGCGAGCAGATCAAGTCGGAAGAAATCATTTCAAATGATGGAGGCAGCCTTCCATCATTTGCGGCAGCTGTCAGCGGGCCGGTTGCAGCAATTCTGCTTCTTTCCCTGCGGCCTGCCTTTGATATAGCCATAGATCCGATTATTGCATTGCCTGCAGGGGGGCTGATCGGTGCAATTGCTACAAAAAATATGACGCGTTTAACAGAGTTTGCAGCATCCGGGTTACTGAAAATGTCAGGTGTTGCGATCATGCTGATTGGAACCGGTACACTGGCAGGCATCATCGCAAATTCCGGTCTGAAAGATGTCATTGTTGCAGGGCTCAATGCTTCCGGTCTGCCTGCCTATATTTTGGCGCCTGCCTCCGGGATTTTAATGTCAGCAGCAACAGCCTCTACAACAGCAGGAACAGCTGTTGCGAGCAGTGTGTTTGCTCCGGCGATTTTGGAGATTGGAATACCTGCACTTGCAGGTGCGGCTATGGTTCATGCGGGCGCAACAGTCCTTGATCACCTTCCGCACGGAAGCTTCTTCCATGCAACAGGAGGCAGTGTGTTTATGGGAATGAAGGAGAGAATGAAGCTTATTCCTTATGAATCACTTGTCGGGCTGACACTTGCGGTGATTTCTACCCTGATCTTTGGTGTATTTAAACTGTTTGGATAG
- a CDS encoding sugar diacid recognition domain-containing protein has translation MNEKLANEIVSRTMSIIPYNINVMDKDGTIIGSGDRKRLGDIHTGAISVIQTGKKAVVSEEDGKKRMKKGVNLPIYFHHELIGVIGITGDPDVVGPLGELVKMAAELTIEQAYLSDQIRWNETLRQETLIQLIKGKIIDRREFAQRAQRLRINLDIERQAIVFVLKEDMNLKKRNLFLKQLEDAADADGLIVIPGAAEIVLLKDCRSSQSPAFLMKMAELSQQYAHRGAAGYVYKGFNGPALSYESAKDALASGGAREGSFIQYKEMALPVLIRRGYDKQKDVYLQDIKNAFDEMDKNGELLDTLRLFFNQNGDMNHTAEELFIHRNTLRYRLDKIEESTSLNPRKMKDLLTLYTALLVV, from the coding sequence ATGAATGAAAAACTCGCAAACGAAATCGTATCAAGGACAATGTCCATCATTCCATATAACATCAATGTCATGGACAAAGACGGCACAATCATTGGTTCAGGAGATAGAAAAAGGCTTGGGGACATACATACCGGTGCAATAAGTGTCATTCAAACCGGGAAAAAAGCCGTTGTGTCAGAAGAAGACGGCAAGAAACGGATGAAAAAAGGAGTAAACCTGCCAATCTATTTTCATCATGAATTAATTGGAGTCATTGGCATTACCGGAGATCCGGATGTTGTAGGACCGCTTGGAGAACTTGTGAAAATGGCGGCAGAACTGACCATTGAGCAGGCTTATTTGTCAGATCAAATACGTTGGAATGAAACGTTGAGGCAGGAAACACTGATCCAGCTGATAAAAGGAAAAATAATCGACAGGAGAGAATTTGCACAACGTGCCCAAAGGCTGAGGATTAATCTGGACATTGAAAGGCAGGCAATTGTCTTTGTTCTAAAAGAGGATATGAATTTAAAGAAGCGGAATCTCTTCTTAAAACAGCTTGAAGACGCTGCAGATGCAGATGGCTTGATTGTCATTCCGGGTGCTGCGGAAATTGTCCTTCTTAAAGACTGCCGCTCAAGTCAAAGCCCTGCATTTTTAATGAAAATGGCGGAACTTTCGCAGCAGTACGCGCATAGAGGGGCAGCGGGGTACGTTTATAAGGGGTTTAACGGTCCTGCCCTGTCGTATGAAAGTGCAAAGGATGCCCTAGCTTCAGGAGGAGCGCGAGAAGGTTCGTTTATTCAGTATAAAGAAATGGCGCTGCCTGTATTAATTCGCAGGGGATATGACAAACAAAAGGATGTTTACTTACAGGATATTAAGAACGCTTTTGATGAAATGGACAAAAACGGTGAGCTACTTGACACTCTGCGATTATTTTTCAATCAGAACGGAGATATGAACCATACAGCAGAAGAGCTGTTTATTCATCGAAATACACTGAGATACAGGCTTGATAAAATAGAAGAATCGACCTCTCTGAATCCAAGGAAAATGAAAGATTTACTGACGCTGTATACGGCTTTGCTGGTTGTCTGA
- a CDS encoding flotillin family protein codes for MLTTIIVIAGIALFVLIALLAVFVAKYRTAGPDEALIVTGSYLGSKNVHMDENSNKIKIVRGGGTFVLPVFQQAEPLSLLSSKLDVSTPEVYTEQGVPVMADGTAIIKIGGSISEIATAAEQFLGKSKTDREQEAREVLEGHLRSILGSMTVEEIYKNREKFSQEVQRVASQDLAKMGLVIVSFTIKDVRDKNGYLDSLGKPRIAQVKRDADIATAEAEKETRIKRAEAAKEAKKSELERATEIAEAEKMNQLKMAEYRRDQDTAKANADQAYDLEAAKARQKVTEQEMQVKIIERQKQIELEEREILRRELQYDSEVKKKADADRYSVEQAAAAEKAKQLADADANQYRIEALARAEAERIRMDGLAKAEAERAQGETEAEIIRLKGLAEAEAKEKIAEAFEQYGKAAVLDMIVKMLPEYAKQVAAPLSNIDKITVVDTGGGGENSGANKITGYATNLMSSLQETLKASSGIDMKELIENYSGKGNIRQSIDQLSLRQKEADQAE; via the coding sequence ATGTTAACTACTATCATTGTCATTGCTGGAATTGCTCTATTTGTCCTAATCGCTCTGCTTGCAGTTTTTGTTGCCAAGTACCGTACTGCAGGACCTGATGAAGCATTGATCGTGACGGGAAGCTATCTGGGCAGCAAAAATGTCCACATGGATGAAAACAGCAATAAAATTAAAATTGTACGCGGAGGAGGAACGTTCGTACTGCCTGTCTTTCAGCAGGCTGAACCGCTGAGCCTCCTGTCAAGCAAGCTTGATGTATCAACTCCGGAAGTGTATACAGAACAAGGCGTTCCGGTCATGGCAGACGGCACAGCAATTATTAAAATCGGAGGTTCTATCAGCGAGATCGCAACCGCTGCCGAACAATTTCTCGGGAAATCAAAAACAGACAGAGAGCAGGAGGCTCGTGAAGTTCTTGAAGGGCATCTGCGCTCCATTCTTGGCTCTATGACGGTAGAGGAAATCTACAAAAACAGGGAGAAGTTTTCACAGGAAGTACAGCGGGTAGCTTCTCAAGACCTGGCAAAAATGGGTCTTGTCATTGTCTCCTTTACCATTAAAGATGTCCGGGACAAAAACGGGTATCTCGATTCGCTTGGAAAGCCCCGTATCGCACAGGTAAAGCGGGACGCAGATATTGCAACAGCGGAAGCCGAGAAAGAAACGCGCATTAAACGTGCTGAGGCAGCAAAAGAAGCAAAAAAATCAGAGCTTGAGAGAGCAACAGAAATTGCAGAAGCTGAAAAAATGAATCAGCTGAAAATGGCAGAGTACAGAAGAGACCAGGATACTGCTAAAGCAAACGCTGACCAAGCCTATGATCTTGAAGCCGCAAAAGCAAGACAGAAGGTCACTGAACAGGAAATGCAGGTCAAAATCATTGAACGCCAGAAGCAGATCGAGCTTGAAGAAAGAGAAATCCTGCGCCGCGAGCTTCAATACGATTCTGAAGTAAAGAAAAAAGCAGACGCTGACCGTTATTCAGTAGAACAAGCCGCTGCAGCAGAAAAAGCGAAACAGCTTGCAGATGCAGACGCAAATCAATACCGCATTGAGGCACTTGCAAGAGCAGAAGCTGAACGAATCCGCATGGACGGTCTCGCAAAGGCTGAAGCTGAACGTGCTCAAGGGGAAACAGAAGCTGAAATCATCCGCCTCAAAGGACTTGCAGAAGCTGAAGCTAAGGAAAAAATTGCAGAAGCCTTTGAACAATACGGCAAGGCAGCCGTACTCGATATGATTGTGAAAATGCTTCCTGAATATGCCAAGCAAGTAGCTGCTCCCCTATCCAATATTGATAAAATTACTGTCGTGGACACTGGAGGCGGCGGAGAAAACAGCGGAGCAAATAAAATCACAGGCTATGCTACAAATCTCATGAGCTCACTGCAGGAAACACTGAAGGCATCATCCGGCATTGATATGAAAGAACTGATAGAAAACTACTCCGGCAAAGGGAATATCAGACAAAGCATCGATCAGCTTTCATTAAGACAAAAAGAGGCAGATCAAGCTGAATAA
- a CDS encoding YjcZ family sporulation protein, whose amino-acid sequence MSEGRGYGNGFALVVVLFILLIIVGASYFN is encoded by the coding sequence ATGTCTGAAGGACGCGGTTATGGAAATGGCTTTGCGCTAGTGGTTGTATTGTTTATTCTTTTGATCATTGTTGGAGCTTCATACTTTAACTAA
- a CDS encoding PepSY domain-containing protein has product MKKTAAILTGALLVGGIGIGSQFITPGDKAQAEKTAEEQNLKISYEKAKEIVLKEKKGSISEMELEQGAEGWVYEAEVKSKGKEYDFTINADTGEVTEMHEDSDSSDDAKVNQDRVKVTMEEAKKIALKEVKGEVTEAELESDDGQAVYKFEIMAEDGREAEVEISAESGETVKTEWEDED; this is encoded by the coding sequence ATGAAAAAAACAGCAGCTATTCTAACTGGGGCTTTACTTGTCGGAGGAATTGGCATAGGTTCACAGTTTATCACGCCTGGAGATAAAGCTCAGGCTGAAAAAACAGCAGAAGAACAAAACTTGAAAATCAGCTATGAAAAAGCAAAAGAAATCGTTCTGAAGGAGAAAAAAGGCAGTATTTCAGAGATGGAGCTTGAGCAGGGGGCAGAAGGATGGGTTTATGAAGCCGAAGTGAAGTCAAAAGGAAAAGAATACGATTTTACCATTAACGCCGATACCGGTGAAGTGACAGAAATGCATGAGGATAGTGACAGCAGCGATGACGCCAAGGTAAATCAGGATAGGGTTAAAGTGACGATGGAAGAGGCGAAAAAAATCGCTTTAAAAGAAGTGAAAGGCGAGGTCACTGAAGCGGAGCTTGAAAGTGATGACGGCCAGGCTGTCTACAAGTTTGAGATCATGGCAGAAGACGGCAGAGAAGCTGAAGTAGAAATTTCCGCTGAAAGCGGAGAAACGGTAAAAACGGAATGGGAAGATGAAGACTAA
- a CDS encoding PepSY domain-containing protein: MPNKWTVLIILVLLAGAASLAVFVFFKDEPLTEAEARALVNSQYSGTITSLEESRADGEHLFIAELEEKGALYSLSVDAEAGKIMELKKMKDLDEKRSVSVTKTEAKKIAEEHYQGKIESLSYVESEQAYSIRLVTGKDEISLKMDASSGKILSEDRKTIGSNNPKVKLTEEQAIEIARKEAKGEVGDLDLEEEDGRLYYEIEIENGENETTVQVDAFTGAVLSISVED; this comes from the coding sequence ATGCCAAACAAGTGGACGGTGCTGATAATTTTGGTTCTTTTAGCAGGTGCAGCATCACTGGCTGTTTTTGTTTTTTTCAAGGATGAGCCTCTCACTGAAGCAGAGGCAAGAGCCCTTGTTAACAGCCAGTACTCTGGAACAATCACTTCACTCGAAGAGTCACGAGCAGACGGAGAGCATCTTTTCATTGCCGAACTTGAGGAAAAGGGAGCCTTGTACTCGCTGTCCGTAGATGCTGAGGCCGGAAAAATTATGGAACTGAAAAAAATGAAAGATCTTGATGAGAAAAGAAGCGTTTCAGTTACAAAGACAGAAGCGAAAAAAATCGCTGAGGAGCACTATCAAGGAAAGATAGAATCATTGTCCTACGTTGAATCGGAACAGGCATACAGCATCCGGCTTGTAACCGGCAAGGATGAAATTTCGCTGAAGATGGATGCGTCCAGCGGGAAGATACTATCTGAAGACCGGAAAACAATAGGTTCAAACAATCCGAAGGTGAAGCTGACAGAAGAACAGGCGATTGAAATTGCAAGGAAAGAAGCAAAGGGTGAGGTTGGTGATCTTGACCTTGAAGAAGAGGACGGCAGGCTTTATTACGAGATTGAAATTGAAAATGGCGAGAATGAGACAACCGTTCAAGTCGATGCTTTTACAGGCGCTGTCCTTTCCATATCTGTTGAAGATTAA